One genomic segment of Dysosmobacter sp. Marseille-Q4140 includes these proteins:
- a CDS encoding zinc ribbon domain-containing protein, translated as MNEKVQDLLDSVQRTAVQVSDAAVDAAYGVGKKAGELLSVAKLNIRLVDLRAEVNLQLREVGEMIYATHTGSPTESEALLAKLQEIDGLKEQIAALEAEIGRQHAAAGECPVCGSEAREGDQFCRQCGEKL; from the coding sequence ATGAACGAGAAAGTACAGGACCTGCTGGACAGCGTCCAGCGCACCGCCGTCCAGGTCAGCGACGCGGCGGTGGACGCCGCCTACGGCGTGGGGAAGAAGGCCGGGGAGCTGCTGTCCGTGGCCAAGCTGAACATCCGCCTGGTGGACCTGCGGGCGGAGGTGAACCTCCAGCTGCGGGAGGTGGGGGAGATGATCTACGCCACCCACACCGGCAGCCCCACCGAGTCCGAGGCCCTGCTGGCAAAGCTCCAGGAGATCGACGGTCTGAAGGAGCAGATCGCCGCCCTGGAGGCCGAGATCGGCCGCCAGCACGCCGCCGCGGGGGAGTGCCCCGTCTGCGGCAGCGAGGCCCGGGAGGGCGACCAGTTCTGCCGCCAGTGCGGCGAGAAGCTGTAA
- a CDS encoding adenylyl-sulfate kinase: MSYSLKALNDAVRSDPKGYAEECDAIFAQKVENAAKRIADHRSESHVILLSGPSGSGKTTTALKIEEVLERMGIQTHTISMDNYFKTIDPDTAPRNREGQIDYESPFCLDVDLLNRHFSMLDRGETIHVPKYEFARQMRSDILSQPLRLGSDELAIFEGIHALNDIIVGKNPHAFKLYIAARSNLVDEDGTVVFQHAWLRLCRRIVRDHLFRGSDAAFTLKMWPNVHRGERLYISPYKESADIMFDSCLPFEFSVLKPIVTPLLEALPAGKFPEADAMLAAFRKIEHMDEAYVAPESLAREFIGGSTYDNH; the protein is encoded by the coding sequence ATGTCCTATTCCCTGAAAGCACTCAACGACGCTGTCCGCAGCGATCCCAAGGGCTACGCCGAGGAATGCGACGCCATCTTCGCCCAGAAGGTGGAAAACGCCGCCAAGCGCATCGCCGACCACCGGAGTGAGTCCCACGTGATTTTGCTCTCCGGCCCCTCCGGCTCCGGCAAGACCACCACCGCGCTGAAGATCGAGGAGGTCCTGGAGCGCATGGGGATCCAGACCCACACCATCTCCATGGACAATTACTTCAAGACCATCGACCCGGACACCGCGCCCCGGAACCGGGAGGGGCAGATCGACTACGAGTCCCCCTTCTGCCTGGACGTGGACCTTTTGAACCGGCACTTCTCCATGCTGGACCGGGGGGAGACCATCCACGTGCCCAAGTATGAGTTTGCCCGGCAGATGCGCTCCGACATCCTCTCCCAGCCCCTGCGGCTGGGCTCTGACGAGCTGGCCATCTTCGAGGGCATTCACGCCCTCAACGACATCATCGTGGGCAAGAACCCCCACGCCTTCAAGCTCTACATCGCCGCCCGCAGCAACCTGGTGGACGAGGACGGAACCGTGGTGTTTCAGCACGCATGGCTGCGGCTGTGCCGGCGGATCGTCCGGGACCACCTGTTCCGGGGCAGCGACGCCGCCTTCACATTGAAGATGTGGCCCAATGTTCACCGGGGCGAGCGGCTGTACATCTCCCCCTACAAGGAGAGCGCCGACATCATGTTCGACTCCTGCCTGCCCTTTGAGTTCTCCGTCCTCAAGCCCATCGTCACGCCCCTGCTGGAGGCCCTGCCCGCCGGCAAATTCCCGGAGGCCGACGCCATGCTGGCCGCCTTCCGGAAGATCGAGCACATGGACGAGGCATACGTGGCGCCGGAGTCCCTGGCCCGGGAGTTCATCGGCGGCAGCACCTACGACAACCACTGA
- the hemZ gene encoding coproporphyrinogen dehydrogenase HemZ — translation MKLEFHGHDERYVVEQSLMNLFPGELPVYEPIVPGDGAWAKITCDEAGDYLVVTTDLFFHGQSGVYTYGAPLSGTDFDREGQRRHAVGACFYLARREMGLPDLPWGMLTGVRPDKPVTWALEQGKTPREAQAFLENEYFVTPERAALAVETGSVAAQAAAGLGERDIAVYVGIPFCPTRCAYCSFVSQSVEKSFSLVPPYVDTLVDEIRAGGAMAREQDLRVRAFYMGGGTPTTLTAEQMDRVLTAFETAFDTRWCSEITVEAGRPDTITAEKLEVLKRHGVTRVSVNPQTMEDHVLRAIGRRHSAAEIEDTMALVAKYGFPHVNMDLIAGLPEDTEAGFHRSLERCLDFGTDNITVHTLALKKGSRILTEGLAVPEAEAVAAMLGFAEGALRGAGYGPYYLYRQKYMSGSFENIGWTRPGGVCWYNVYIMSELCSILSFGAGGSTKMVVPGANRIQRVFNLKYPKEYTERPEKALANLEAFAAFYDQL, via the coding sequence ATGAAGCTGGAATTTCACGGCCACGACGAGCGCTACGTGGTGGAGCAGAGCCTCATGAACCTCTTTCCCGGTGAGCTGCCCGTCTACGAGCCCATCGTCCCCGGCGACGGCGCCTGGGCAAAAATCACCTGCGACGAGGCGGGGGACTACCTGGTGGTGACCACCGATCTCTTTTTCCACGGTCAAAGCGGCGTCTACACCTACGGCGCCCCCCTCTCCGGCACGGACTTCGACCGGGAGGGCCAGCGGCGCCACGCCGTGGGCGCCTGCTTCTACCTGGCCCGGCGGGAGATGGGGCTGCCTGATCTGCCCTGGGGGATGCTGACCGGCGTCCGGCCCGACAAGCCCGTCACCTGGGCCCTGGAGCAGGGAAAGACGCCCCGGGAGGCTCAGGCGTTCCTGGAGAACGAGTATTTCGTCACGCCGGAGCGGGCGGCCCTGGCGGTGGAGACCGGCTCCGTGGCGGCTCAGGCCGCGGCGGGGCTGGGGGAGCGGGACATCGCCGTGTACGTGGGCATCCCCTTCTGTCCCACCCGCTGCGCCTACTGCTCCTTCGTGAGCCAGTCGGTGGAAAAGAGTTTTTCCCTGGTGCCGCCCTATGTGGACACCCTGGTGGATGAAATCCGCGCCGGCGGCGCCATGGCCCGGGAGCAGGACCTGCGGGTCCGGGCCTTCTACATGGGCGGCGGCACCCCCACCACCCTGACCGCGGAGCAGATGGACCGGGTGCTGACGGCCTTTGAGACCGCCTTCGACACCCGCTGGTGCAGCGAGATCACCGTGGAGGCCGGCCGCCCCGACACCATCACCGCCGAGAAGCTGGAGGTATTGAAGCGCCACGGCGTCACCCGGGTGTCCGTGAACCCCCAGACCATGGAGGACCACGTGCTGCGCGCCATCGGCCGCCGCCACAGCGCCGCCGAGATCGAGGACACCATGGCCCTGGTGGCCAAATACGGCTTCCCCCACGTGAACATGGACCTGATCGCAGGACTGCCCGAGGACACGGAGGCGGGCTTCCACCGGTCCCTGGAGCGGTGCCTGGACTTCGGCACCGACAACATCACCGTCCACACCCTGGCGCTGAAAAAGGGCAGCCGCATTCTGACGGAGGGCCTGGCGGTGCCGGAGGCCGAAGCGGTGGCCGCCATGCTGGGCTTCGCAGAGGGCGCCCTCCGGGGCGCGGGCTACGGGCCCTACTACCTCTACCGGCAGAAGTACATGTCCGGCAGCTTTGAGAACATCGGCTGGACCCGCCCCGGCGGCGTGTGCTGGTACAACGTGTATATCATGTCGGAGCTGTGCTCCATCTTGTCCTTCGGCGCCGGGGGCTCCACGAAAATGGTGGTGCCCGGCGCCAACCGCATCCAGCGGGTGTTCAACCTGAAATATCCCAAGGAGTATACGGAGCGGCCGGAAAAGGCCCTCGCCAACCTGGAGGCCTTTGCCGCCTTCTACGACCAGCTGTGA
- a CDS encoding MBL fold metallo-hydrolase codes for MKIKTLCVGPIGTNCYILCDEAAKVCAVIDPGGDAEAVAAAVKETGCTPCSILLTHGHYDHTGAVAELRQLWPEIPVYLNRRDRYDGDPYMAQLFPPVPKAADYDEGDTLSVGGLTVEVLATPGHSEGSVTLRCGEVLFCGDTLFAGSCGRTDFPGGSSRKILRSLARLGALGGNPAVYPGHMESSTLDRERRSNPFMLQALAGDRP; via the coding sequence ATGAAGATCAAAACGCTTTGCGTGGGCCCCATCGGCACCAACTGCTACATTCTCTGCGACGAAGCGGCCAAGGTCTGCGCCGTTATCGATCCCGGCGGGGACGCAGAGGCGGTGGCCGCTGCCGTGAAGGAGACCGGCTGCACCCCCTGTTCCATTCTCCTGACCCACGGCCACTACGACCACACCGGCGCCGTGGCGGAGCTGCGGCAGCTCTGGCCGGAGATCCCCGTCTATCTCAACCGCCGGGACCGCTATGACGGCGATCCCTACATGGCCCAGCTGTTCCCGCCTGTGCCCAAGGCCGCGGACTACGACGAGGGGGACACCCTCTCCGTGGGCGGCCTGACGGTGGAGGTCCTGGCCACCCCCGGCCACTCCGAGGGGTCCGTGACCCTGCGCTGCGGCGAGGTCCTCTTCTGCGGGGACACCCTCTTCGCCGGCTCCTGCGGCCGGACGGACTTCCCCGGCGGCTCCTCCCGGAAGATCCTCCGCTCTCTGGCGCGGCTGGGCGCCCTGGGCGGGAACCCGGCGGTGTATCCCGGGCACATGGAGTCCTCCACTCTGGACCGGGAGCGGCGGAGCAATCCCTTTATGCTCCAGGCCCTGGCGGGGGACCGCCCATGA
- the dtd gene encoding D-tyrosyl-tRNA(Tyr) deacylase, which translates to MRAVVTRVSRASVTIGGEVSGRIGRGFLVLLGVGPQDSEETARKLAEKICNLRVFEDENGKMNLSLEQAGGALLVVSQFTLYADTSSRRPGFSGAAKPDLAVPLYEHFMTCCRQRGFEVQHGEFGADMQVDSCNDGPVTILFDTDQR; encoded by the coding sequence ATGCGCGCAGTCGTGACCCGGGTGTCCCGGGCATCCGTGACCATCGGCGGAGAGGTCTCCGGCCGGATCGGCCGGGGCTTCCTGGTGCTGCTGGGGGTGGGTCCCCAGGACAGCGAGGAGACCGCCCGGAAGCTGGCCGAGAAGATCTGCAACCTGCGGGTCTTTGAGGATGAGAACGGCAAGATGAATTTGAGCCTGGAGCAGGCGGGCGGGGCGCTGCTGGTGGTAAGCCAGTTCACCCTCTACGCTGACACCTCCTCCCGCCGGCCCGGCTTCTCCGGCGCCGCCAAGCCGGACCTGGCCGTCCCCCTCTATGAGCACTTCATGACCTGCTGCCGCCAGCGGGGCTTCGAGGTGCAGCATGGGGAATTCGGCGCCGACATGCAGGTGGACTCCTGCAACGACGGCCCTGTGACCATCCTCTTTGACACCGATCAGCGCTGA
- a CDS encoding bifunctional (p)ppGpp synthetase/guanosine-3',5'-bis(diphosphate) 3'-pyrophosphohydrolase: MTIQEQYENLEKTVRGYNPAADFDQIRAAFEFAEKAHEGQKRKSGEPYIIHPLAVAQIVAEELKLDSESIMAALLHDVIEDTAATHEQISKLFSPTIADLVEGVSKLTRIQYATKEDEQMENLRKMLIAMSKDIRVILIKISDRLHNMRTMEYQSPAKQKQKSLETMEIYAPISHRLGMQRIKWELEDLSLKYLDPIGYQEIVSKLDAKHQEYEAFMQRTQIQIDDRLTELGIGHIVYGRMKHPYSIYRKMFNQNKSLDEIFDLFAFRVIVENVGDCYNVLGVIHDIYKPILGRFKDYIGTPKPNGYQSLHTTVMGTDGIPFEVQIRTREMHEIAEYGVAAHWKYKQGGQGAGTEGRYEWVRRLLENQEGADAEDYIHSLKVDMFADEVFVFTPNGDVQNLPAGATPIDFAYAIHSAVGNHMVGAKVNGRIVTFDHVLKNGDIVEIMTSKSAKGPSRDWMKIAKSSEARSKIRQWFKKEKKEENIANGRSAFEAELKHCGIPMKDVLDPENLPGLLKKVAYGSLDDMYAAIGYGGFTAQKAVSRMHGELQRIAKQHQVEKQATVALEGKPDQTRPAVPKRVKSEQGIVVEGLDNCLVKFSKCCTPVPGDEIIGFITRGYGVSVHRCDCPNASPERRSAPGQEGRWIKVSWGADTLDSYPTSLEVICKDRRNLLLDISAALSTTNTSVTALNSRSTEDNFAMIHLEIKIRDNSQLLTVMNKLNQISGVLKVNRPAG; the protein is encoded by the coding sequence ATGACCATTCAGGAACAGTACGAAAACCTGGAAAAGACCGTGCGGGGCTACAATCCCGCCGCCGACTTTGACCAGATCCGCGCCGCCTTTGAATTTGCGGAAAAGGCCCACGAGGGCCAGAAGCGCAAGAGCGGCGAGCCCTATATCATCCACCCCCTGGCGGTGGCCCAGATCGTGGCGGAGGAGCTGAAGCTGGACTCCGAGTCCATTATGGCCGCCCTGCTCCACGATGTCATCGAGGACACCGCCGCCACCCACGAGCAGATCAGCAAGCTCTTTTCCCCCACCATCGCCGACCTGGTGGAAGGCGTCAGCAAACTGACCCGGATCCAGTACGCCACCAAGGAAGACGAGCAGATGGAGAACCTGCGGAAAATGCTCATCGCCATGAGCAAGGACATCCGGGTGATCCTCATCAAGATCTCCGACCGGCTCCACAACATGCGGACCATGGAGTATCAGTCTCCCGCCAAGCAGAAGCAGAAGTCCCTGGAGACCATGGAGATCTACGCCCCCATCTCCCACCGGCTGGGCATGCAGCGGATCAAGTGGGAGCTGGAGGACCTGTCGCTGAAATACCTGGACCCCATCGGCTACCAGGAGATCGTCTCCAAGCTGGATGCGAAGCACCAGGAATACGAGGCCTTCATGCAGCGCACCCAGATCCAGATCGACGACCGGCTGACGGAGCTGGGCATCGGACACATCGTCTACGGCCGCATGAAGCACCCCTATTCCATCTACCGCAAGATGTTCAACCAGAACAAGTCCCTGGACGAGATCTTCGACCTGTTCGCCTTCCGGGTGATCGTGGAGAACGTGGGCGACTGCTACAACGTCCTGGGCGTGATCCACGACATCTACAAGCCCATCCTGGGCCGGTTTAAGGACTATATCGGCACCCCCAAGCCCAACGGCTACCAGTCCCTGCACACCACCGTCATGGGCACCGACGGCATCCCCTTCGAGGTGCAGATCCGCACCCGGGAGATGCACGAGATCGCCGAGTACGGCGTGGCCGCCCACTGGAAATACAAGCAGGGGGGCCAGGGCGCCGGCACCGAGGGCCGCTACGAGTGGGTCCGCCGCCTGCTGGAAAACCAGGAGGGCGCGGACGCCGAGGACTATATCCACTCTCTGAAGGTGGATATGTTTGCCGACGAGGTGTTCGTGTTCACCCCCAACGGCGACGTGCAGAACCTGCCCGCCGGCGCCACCCCCATCGACTTCGCCTACGCCATCCACTCCGCCGTGGGCAACCACATGGTGGGCGCCAAGGTCAACGGCCGCATCGTCACCTTTGACCATGTGCTCAAAAACGGCGACATCGTGGAGATCATGACCTCCAAGTCCGCCAAGGGCCCCAGCCGGGACTGGATGAAGATCGCCAAGTCCAGCGAGGCCCGCAGCAAGATCCGCCAGTGGTTCAAGAAGGAGAAGAAGGAGGAGAACATCGCCAACGGCCGCTCCGCCTTCGAGGCCGAGCTCAAGCACTGCGGCATCCCCATGAAGGATGTGCTGGATCCGGAGAACCTGCCGGGCCTTTTGAAAAAGGTGGCCTATGGCTCCCTGGACGATATGTACGCCGCCATCGGCTACGGCGGCTTTACCGCTCAGAAGGCCGTGAGCCGGATGCACGGGGAGCTGCAGCGGATCGCCAAGCAGCACCAGGTGGAAAAGCAGGCCACCGTGGCCCTGGAGGGCAAGCCCGACCAGACCCGGCCCGCGGTGCCCAAGCGGGTCAAGAGCGAGCAGGGCATCGTGGTGGAGGGCCTGGACAACTGCCTGGTCAAGTTCTCCAAGTGCTGCACCCCGGTCCCCGGCGACGAGATCATCGGCTTCATCACCCGGGGCTACGGCGTGTCCGTCCACCGGTGCGACTGCCCCAACGCCTCGCCGGAGCGGCGCTCCGCCCCCGGCCAGGAGGGCCGGTGGATCAAGGTCTCCTGGGGTGCCGACACCCTGGACAGCTATCCCACCTCTCTGGAGGTCATCTGCAAGGACCGGCGGAACCTGCTGCTGGACATCTCCGCAGCCCTGTCCACCACCAACACCAGCGTCACGGCGCTCAACTCCCGCAGCACCGAGGACAACTTCGCCATGATCCACCTGGAGATCAAGATTCGGGACAACTCCCAGCTGCTGACGGTCATGAACAAGCTCAACCAGATCTCCGGCGTGTTGAAGGTGAACCGGCCCGCGGGATGA
- the recJ gene encoding single-stranded-DNA-specific exonuclease RecJ → MKFKKWNIGAPAERDVERLRAAGYPYLLSTVLAARGVVTAEDAAEALERERSLSLSPMLMRDMDKAVDRIQRALNQGETIAVFGDYDVDGITSTVLLMDYLRRCGARCLRYIPRRVEDGYGLSRDAIQSLRNQGATLMITVDCGITGNEEVAFAASLGMDVVVTDHHECKSELPAAAAVVDPHRPDCPYPFKHLAGVGVALKLVLALGGRSREEALFARYCTLAAIGTIADVMRMEGENRTIVSCGLEALPHTDFVGIHALLREAGLAGKPISSIQIGFVLSPRINAAGRMGAADLAADLLETDDPARAEALARQLCQLNRERQMVEQAICADAVEKIARLPGDERSALVLSSERWHQGVVGIVASRLSEKYACPSFMIHLRDGTGKGSCRSYGGFNLFAALEACSDLLEGFGGHELAAGFTIQEGNIDAFRTRMNRYVRSVSGGERPVAALDVDAAITVPGAVTLPEVEQLDQLEPYGAGNPRPVFALLGATVDAIQSVGQGKHLKLRLSKGSARFDAIFFSMTEQECGVIAGMRVDAAFYLQANTFRGATTLQLQLIDLRPSLTPSRHEAADLELIDRLVAGRGLSAQEMARLRASRGQFAACWTALERQLRHGKAEENTLPFLRRLSVLSGGCESFLRSALALAVFHERGLISLNREGDRIQLCLIPTQGKVDLFACPYLSRLRPAAGESRGDR, encoded by the coding sequence ATGAAATTCAAAAAGTGGAACATCGGCGCCCCGGCGGAGCGGGATGTGGAGCGGCTGCGCGCCGCCGGATACCCCTATCTGCTCTCCACCGTGCTGGCAGCCCGGGGCGTGGTGACGGCGGAGGACGCCGCCGAGGCCCTGGAGCGGGAGCGGAGCCTGTCCCTGTCCCCCATGCTGATGCGGGACATGGACAAGGCCGTGGACCGGATCCAGCGGGCGCTGAACCAGGGGGAGACCATCGCCGTGTTCGGCGACTACGACGTGGACGGCATTACCTCCACAGTGCTGCTGATGGACTACCTGCGCCGCTGCGGCGCCCGGTGCCTGCGCTATATCCCCCGCCGGGTGGAGGACGGCTACGGCCTCAGCCGCGACGCCATCCAGTCCCTGCGCAACCAGGGGGCCACGCTGATGATCACCGTGGACTGCGGCATCACCGGCAACGAGGAGGTGGCCTTCGCCGCCTCGTTGGGCATGGACGTGGTGGTGACGGACCACCACGAGTGCAAGTCCGAGCTGCCCGCCGCCGCCGCGGTGGTGGACCCCCACCGGCCGGACTGCCCCTATCCATTCAAGCATCTGGCCGGCGTGGGCGTGGCGCTGAAGCTGGTGCTGGCCCTGGGGGGGCGCAGCCGGGAGGAGGCTCTCTTCGCCCGGTACTGCACCCTGGCCGCCATCGGCACCATCGCCGACGTGATGCGCATGGAGGGGGAGAACCGGACCATCGTCTCCTGCGGGCTGGAGGCCCTGCCCCACACGGACTTTGTGGGCATTCACGCCCTGCTGCGGGAGGCGGGCCTGGCCGGCAAGCCCATCTCCTCCATCCAGATCGGCTTCGTGCTCTCGCCCCGGATCAACGCCGCCGGCCGCATGGGCGCGGCGGATCTGGCCGCCGACCTGCTGGAGACCGACGACCCCGCCCGGGCGGAGGCCCTGGCCCGGCAGCTGTGTCAGCTCAACCGGGAGCGGCAGATGGTGGAACAGGCCATCTGCGCCGACGCCGTGGAGAAGATCGCCCGCCTGCCCGGCGACGAGCGCAGCGCCCTGGTGCTCTCCAGCGAGCGCTGGCACCAGGGGGTGGTGGGGATCGTGGCCTCCCGCCTCAGCGAGAAATACGCCTGCCCCAGCTTCATGATCCACCTGCGGGACGGCACCGGCAAGGGCTCCTGCCGCTCCTACGGCGGGTTTAACCTCTTTGCCGCCCTGGAGGCCTGCTCCGATCTGCTGGAGGGCTTCGGCGGCCACGAGCTGGCCGCGGGCTTCACCATCCAGGAGGGCAACATCGACGCCTTCCGTACCCGTATGAACCGCTATGTCCGCTCCGTCTCCGGCGGGGAGCGGCCGGTGGCCGCCCTGGACGTGGACGCCGCCATCACCGTCCCCGGCGCCGTGACGCTGCCGGAGGTGGAGCAGCTGGACCAGCTGGAGCCCTACGGCGCCGGCAACCCCCGCCCCGTGTTCGCCCTGCTGGGCGCCACGGTGGACGCCATCCAGAGCGTGGGCCAGGGCAAGCATCTGAAGCTGCGCCTGTCCAAGGGCTCCGCCCGGTTCGACGCCATCTTCTTCTCCATGACGGAGCAGGAGTGCGGCGTCATCGCCGGGATGCGGGTGGACGCCGCCTTCTACCTCCAGGCCAATACCTTCCGGGGCGCCACCACGCTGCAATTGCAGCTGATCGACCTGCGCCCCTCCCTGACCCCCAGCCGCCACGAGGCGGCGGATCTGGAGCTGATCGATCGCCTGGTGGCGGGCAGGGGCCTCTCCGCCCAGGAGATGGCCCGGCTCCGGGCCTCCCGGGGCCAGTTCGCCGCCTGCTGGACCGCTCTGGAGCGGCAGCTGCGCCACGGAAAGGCGGAGGAGAACACCCTGCCCTTCCTGCGGCGGCTGTCGGTGCTCTCCGGCGGCTGTGAGAGCTTTCTCCGCTCCGCCCTGGCCCTGGCCGTGTTCCACGAGCGGGGGCTGATCTCCCTGAACCGGGAGGGGGACCGGATACAGCTTTGTCTGATCCCCACCCAGGGGAAGGTGGACCTGTTCGCCTGCCCCTATCTCTCCCGGCTGCGGCCAGCTGCCGGGGAATCGAGAGGTGACCGCTGA
- a CDS encoding S-layer homology domain-containing protein yields MKRQLKRLCSCALLCALLLTVLPAPAAAASTGFSDVPASHWAAEEIRRAVDLGLFQGESSGRFGLGKPMTRAAFVVVLCRFFEWEIVKPQTGSYTDNQDPSAWYYGAVETAYAHGAITGQTDTFRPNDAVTREEIAVMLIRALGYSSLAGLSQEQAMPFTDVRTNTGYIAMAYTLGLVSGTSKTAFSPDKAATREQAAVMLMRLYDKCHADAPIRSGILAPGEDEAVLTGCAAAAVAAYKLIYAGEIRLVETTPAEEAAALRAQAEEAGVQPLLYVSGTASSVRGDADTTAALLRQAVDAGDYAGLFLDVTGLTGTDKKDFSALARALDEAMEGKLLYLTAEAPVQGGRANGYDYAVLGTAADTLVVRVAAGEDSADGFPVAPPEPMEAVYYALAQIKSLVDPGKLSLMLTTTGTSWLQKRLEGTLTAAQIQTLRKSIFTETYYSGRYACSYLTDASASAERVVWYLDQESVAQRVLMAAFFGVGQVCLSDLRSVADYEGYSVLEALS; encoded by the coding sequence ATGAAACGACAGTTGAAACGCCTGTGTTCCTGTGCCCTGCTGTGCGCCCTGCTGCTGACGGTGCTGCCCGCCCCCGCGGCGGCCGCCTCCACCGGCTTTTCCGATGTGCCCGCCTCCCACTGGGCGGCGGAGGAGATTCGCCGGGCGGTGGATCTGGGGCTGTTCCAGGGGGAGAGCTCCGGCCGCTTCGGCCTGGGCAAGCCCATGACCCGCGCCGCCTTTGTGGTGGTGCTGTGCCGCTTCTTCGAGTGGGAGATCGTCAAGCCCCAGACGGGCTCCTACACCGACAACCAGGATCCCTCGGCCTGGTACTACGGCGCCGTGGAGACCGCCTACGCCCACGGGGCCATCACCGGCCAGACGGACACCTTCCGCCCCAATGACGCCGTCACCCGGGAGGAGATCGCCGTCATGCTGATCCGTGCCCTGGGGTACAGTTCCCTGGCAGGGCTGTCCCAGGAGCAGGCCATGCCCTTCACGGACGTGCGGACCAACACCGGCTATATTGCCATGGCCTACACCCTGGGCCTGGTCAGCGGCACTTCCAAGACCGCCTTCTCCCCCGACAAGGCGGCCACCCGGGAGCAGGCGGCGGTGATGCTGATGCGGCTGTATGACAAGTGCCACGCCGACGCCCCCATCCGGAGCGGCATCCTGGCTCCCGGCGAGGACGAGGCCGTCCTGACCGGCTGCGCCGCGGCGGCGGTGGCTGCCTACAAGCTGATCTACGCCGGGGAGATCCGGCTGGTGGAGACCACTCCGGCGGAGGAGGCCGCCGCCCTGCGGGCCCAGGCGGAAGAGGCCGGAGTCCAGCCGCTGCTGTATGTCTCCGGCACCGCCTCCTCAGTCCGGGGAGACGCAGACACCACCGCCGCGCTGCTGCGCCAGGCGGTGGACGCCGGGGATTACGCAGGGCTGTTCCTGGATGTGACGGGCCTGACCGGCACGGACAAAAAGGACTTCTCCGCTCTGGCCCGGGCCCTGGACGAGGCTATGGAGGGCAAGCTGCTGTACCTGACGGCGGAGGCGCCGGTCCAGGGCGGCAGGGCCAACGGCTATGACTACGCCGTTCTGGGGACCGCGGCGGATACGCTGGTGGTCCGGGTGGCGGCGGGCGAGGACAGCGCCGACGGCTTCCCCGTGGCGCCGCCGGAGCCCATGGAGGCGGTCTATTACGCCCTGGCCCAGATCAAGAGCCTGGTGGACCCCGGCAAGCTGAGCCTGATGCTGACTACCACCGGCACCTCCTGGCTCCAGAAGCGACTGGAGGGGACGCTGACCGCGGCCCAGATCCAGACTCTGCGCAAGTCCATTTTCACGGAGACGTACTATTCCGGCCGGTACGCCTGCTCCTACCTGACGGACGCCTCCGCCTCCGCGGAGCGGGTGGTGTGGTACCTGGACCAGGAGTCCGTGGCCCAGCGGGTCCTGATGGCGGCCTTTTTCGGCGTGGGCCAGGTGTGTTTGAGCGATCTGCGCTCCGTGGCCGATTACGAGGGCTACTCCGTTCTGGAGGCCCTGTCCTGA